One window of the Seriola aureovittata isolate HTS-2021-v1 ecotype China chromosome 22, ASM2101889v1, whole genome shotgun sequence genome contains the following:
- the LOC130163656 gene encoding tetraspanin-7-like: protein MGKINGCLKCLFIFFNVLFAIVGCLLIFTAVKATSISYQLSAFGTPGLGWLWVFAIGVLGISCLGIYAGCSEKGIFLKIFAGFMGVGMVIMLIFGIVIVVARNKIRDEFKNISAEIAKPLMEDEGLRQLLEGIQMTAQCCGLSSASDWGNKIPESCECSSRAPGLFGGHSKCKPKPLGTMGPSEIYEQTCSDAIFSWVDLLLKIVMGFFFGFSVTALLGLVVSFLMIHQVKRHDSTGGSSMAMKGY from the exons ATCGTTGGATGTTTGCTGATCTTCACGGCAGTGAAGGCCACCAGCATCAGCTAccag CTGTCGGCGTTCGGGACCCCCGGTCTGGGATGGCTGTGGGTGTTCGCCATCGGCGTCCTCGGCATCTCCTGCCTGGGAATCTACGCAGGCTGCAGTGAGAAAGGCATATTCCTAAAAATA TTCGCAGGCTTCATGGGGGTTGGGATGGTCATCATGCTGATCTTTGGCATTGTTATCGTTGTCGCAAGAAACAAG ATCAGAGATGAGTTCAAGAACATCTCCGCTGAAATTGCAAAGCCCTTAATGGAAGACGAGGGACTGAGACAGCTGCTTGAAGGGATACAGATGACT GCCCAGTGCTGTGGGCTGTCGAGCGCCAGCGACTGGGGAAATAAAATCCCTGAATCCTGTGAGTGCAGCTCGCGTGCACCTGGCCTCTTCGGAGGACATAGCAAATGTAAACCCAAACCTTTG GGAACCATGGGCCCATCCGAAATTTATGAACAG ACCTGCAGTGATGCCATCTTTTCATGGGTGGACCTACTATTGAAGATCGTCATGGGCTTCTTCTTTGGATTTTCCGTCACTGCA CTGCTGGGCCTGGTGGTCTCCTTCCTGATGATCCACCAGGTCAAACGTCATGACAGCACGGGAGGATCGTCCATGGCCATGAAGGGCTACTGA